GCCGGGCACTGGCGGCGACCATTCCTGCGGTGATCGGGGAGGGCCGGAAGCCTTTGACGATCAGGTAGACGCCCAACGAGAACTCCCACACGGCGATGGGGATGGCCGCGATCGCCGCCACCGGCGACAGTCGGTCCCAGAGGCCGAACAGTATGCCGGCGTCGGAAACGACGAGCAGGGGCGCTCCGACGAGTCCGAGCACCGGAAGAACCCGCGGCACGAGGCGTGACTGGTACAGCAGGGAACCCAGCAACAGGGCGTTCACGGCCGGAATGAAGCCCTGGCTGAGAAGGAAGATCGAGTCATAGAAGGCGACCAGCGCCTGGCCGGTGACCAGCGCATCTGCTCCGGC
The nucleotide sequence above comes from Micromonospora pallida. Encoded proteins:
- a CDS encoding DUF4386 domain-containing protein, translating into MDPLRRTALVAGGFYVLTFASIPTLALYEPVRDPDYIVGTTPETPVVIGGVLEVIVALACIGTAVVLYPVVKRQGETRALGFVSARVLEAASIFVGVGSLLTVVALRQAGAGADALVTGQALVAFYDSIFLLSQGFIPAVNALLLGSLLYQSRLVPRVLPVLGLVGAPLLVVSDAGILFGLWDRLSPVAAIAAIPIAVWEFSLGVYLIVKGFRPSPITAGMVAASARPVQDSAV